From a single Deltaproteobacteria bacterium genomic region:
- a CDS encoding single-stranded DNA-binding protein has translation MAGVNKVILVGNLGAKPELRRTSGGQAVAELRVATSRRYTGKDGATKEETEWHRVVVWGKQAEQCEQYLDKGRQVFVEGRLQTRQWEDKTGNKRYTTEVVAQQVQFLGGRGGGGGGGMGGEPPAPDDIDAPASDFGNDDIPF, from the coding sequence ATGGCCGGTGTGAACAAGGTCATCCTGGTGGGCAACCTCGGGGCGAAGCCCGAGTTGCGACGCACGAGCGGTGGACAGGCGGTGGCCGAGCTGCGCGTGGCCACCTCTCGCCGCTACACGGGAAAAGACGGCGCCACGAAGGAAGAGACCGAGTGGCATCGGGTCGTGGTGTGGGGCAAGCAAGCGGAGCAGTGCGAGCAGTACCTCGACAAGGGACGGCAGGTCTTCGTGGAGGGGCGACTTCAGACGCGGCAGTGGGAGGACAAGACCGGCAACAAGCGCTACACGACCGAGGTGGTGGCGCAGCAGGTGCAGTTCCTCGGAGGGCGCGGCGGCGGAGGCGGTGGCGGCATGGGCGGTGAGCCGCCGGCCCCCGACGACATCGACGCGCCAGCGTCGGACTTCGGCAACGACGACATTCCGTTCTAG